A window of Gavia stellata isolate bGavSte3 chromosome 29, bGavSte3.hap2, whole genome shotgun sequence contains these coding sequences:
- the NFYC gene encoding nuclear transcription factor Y subunit gamma isoform X1: MSTDGGFGTASNSDAQQSLQSFWPRVMEEIRNLTVKDFRVQELPLARIKKIMKLDEDVKMISAEAPVLFAKAAQIFITELTLRAWIHTEDNKRRTLQRNDIAMAITKFDQFDFLIDIVPRDELKPPKRQEEVRQAVTPAEPVQYYFTLAQQPAAVQVQGQQQGQQTTTSTTTIQPGQIIIAQPQQGQSTPVTMQVGEGQQVQIVQAQPQGQTQQAQSGTGQTMQVMQQIITNTGEIQQIPVQLNAGQLQYIRLAQPVSGTQVVQGQIQTLATNAQQITQTEVQQGQQQFSQFTDGQQLYQIQQVTMPAGQDITQPMFIQSTNQTSDGQATQVTGD; this comes from the exons ATGTCCACGGATGGTGGCTTTGGCACAGCTAGCAATAGCGATGCCCAGCAAAGCCTCCAGTCCTTCTGGCCACGAGTCATGGAGGAGATACGCAATCTCACAGTG AAAGACTTCAGAGTTCAAGAACTCCCTCTGGCTCGTATTAAGAAGATAATGAAACTAGATGAAGATGTGAAG ATGATTAGTGCAGAAGCTCCTGTGTTGTTCGCCAAGGCAGCCCAGATATTCATAACAGAATTGACTTTGCGAGCATGGATACACACAGAAGATAACAAGCGCAGGACTCTGCAG AGGAATGACATTGCCATGGCAATTACAAAGTTTGATCAATTTGACTTTCTTATCGATATTGTTCCAAGAGATGAATTGAAGCCTCCAAAGCGGCAG GAAGAGGTGCGTCAGGCTGTGACCCCAGCTGAGCCTGTACAGTATTATTTCACGCTCGCTCAGCAGCCTGCTGCGGTGCAGGTTCAGGGGCAACAGCAAGGACAACAGACCACCACGTCTACAACTACTATCCAGCCAGGACAGATCATCATCGCCCAGCCTCAGCAAGGGCAG AGCACCCCTGTGACGATGCAGGTTGGAGAAGGCCAGCAGGTACAGATAGTGCAGGCGCAGCCACAAGGACAGACCCAGCAGGCTCAGAGTGGAACTGGGCAGACCATGCAAGTCATGCAGCAGATCATCACCAATACAGGAGAAATCCAGCAAATACCG GTTCAGTTGAATGCTGGCCAGCTGCAGTATATCCGCTTAGCCCAACCTGTGTCAGGCACCCAGGTAGTCCAGGGGCAGATCCAGACGCTTGCAACCAATGCACAGCAG ATAACGCAGACAGAAGTCCAGCAAGGACAGCAGCAGTTCAGCCAGTTCACAGACGGACAG caACTTTATCAGATCCAGCAAGTGACCATGCCTGCAGGCCAGGACATCACCCAGCCCATGTTCATTCAGTCCACCAACCAGACCTCAGACGGCCAAGCCACGCAAGTGACGGGGGACTGA
- the NFYC gene encoding nuclear transcription factor Y subunit gamma isoform X2: MSTDGGFGTASNSDAQQSLQSFWPRVMEEIRNLTVKDFRVQELPLARIKKIMKLDEDVKMISAEAPVLFAKAAQIFITELTLRAWIHTEDNKRRTLQRNDIAMAITKFDQFDFLIDIVPRDELKPPKRQEEVRQAVTPAEPVQYYFTLAQQPAAVQVQGQQQGQQTTTSTTTIQPGQIIIAQPQQGQSTPVTMQVGEGQQVQIVQAQPQGQTQQAQSGTGQTMQVMQQIITNTGEIQQIPITQTEVQQGQQQFSQFTDGQQLYQIQQVTMPAGQDITQPMFIQSTNQTSDGQATQVTGD; encoded by the exons ATGTCCACGGATGGTGGCTTTGGCACAGCTAGCAATAGCGATGCCCAGCAAAGCCTCCAGTCCTTCTGGCCACGAGTCATGGAGGAGATACGCAATCTCACAGTG AAAGACTTCAGAGTTCAAGAACTCCCTCTGGCTCGTATTAAGAAGATAATGAAACTAGATGAAGATGTGAAG ATGATTAGTGCAGAAGCTCCTGTGTTGTTCGCCAAGGCAGCCCAGATATTCATAACAGAATTGACTTTGCGAGCATGGATACACACAGAAGATAACAAGCGCAGGACTCTGCAG AGGAATGACATTGCCATGGCAATTACAAAGTTTGATCAATTTGACTTTCTTATCGATATTGTTCCAAGAGATGAATTGAAGCCTCCAAAGCGGCAG GAAGAGGTGCGTCAGGCTGTGACCCCAGCTGAGCCTGTACAGTATTATTTCACGCTCGCTCAGCAGCCTGCTGCGGTGCAGGTTCAGGGGCAACAGCAAGGACAACAGACCACCACGTCTACAACTACTATCCAGCCAGGACAGATCATCATCGCCCAGCCTCAGCAAGGGCAG AGCACCCCTGTGACGATGCAGGTTGGAGAAGGCCAGCAGGTACAGATAGTGCAGGCGCAGCCACAAGGACAGACCCAGCAGGCTCAGAGTGGAACTGGGCAGACCATGCAAGTCATGCAGCAGATCATCACCAATACAGGAGAAATCCAGCAAATACCG ATAACGCAGACAGAAGTCCAGCAAGGACAGCAGCAGTTCAGCCAGTTCACAGACGGACAG caACTTTATCAGATCCAGCAAGTGACCATGCCTGCAGGCCAGGACATCACCCAGCCCATGTTCATTCAGTCCACCAACCAGACCTCAGACGGCCAAGCCACGCAAGTGACGGGGGACTGA